The Gemmatimonadaceae bacterium genome contains the following window.
TCCCAGGTGCTGCGAAAGACAGCTGCGCGGAACTGCGACCAGTCGACAGACGGGTCCGCCCAGTCCACCCGCTGCGCCGAGAGGCCCTCGGCGGCGAGGCCCTCCATCAAGAGTGCATCGTCACGCAGGATGTTGCCGAGATACCAATCGTCCGCTGCCGCGGCCTCGGCGAGGTAGCGGCGATCGGTCAGCAGTGCGATGTCGGGAGCGTGGGACAACGGCGTAAGGCGGGCTGTGGGGGAACCGGACGACGGGCGCGCGACGCGACGCCTACTGCAGCCGCCGCGCAAAGCAGTGCTTCCGCCCGACCTCGATCTCCGTGCGGTCCACCTTCACATAGCGCGTGATCTTCTCGGGATACGTCTCCAACGGCACGCGTTCAAACCCGCAGTTGAGGAAGAGCTCGTCGGAGTACGACACCGCGAAGAGGTCCGAGTACCCGCGCTTCTTCGCCAGCTTCACCGCGGCGTCGATGAGCTTCTTGCCGTAGCCGAGCCCCTGCGCATCCTGCTCGATGGCCAGCGAGATGATCTCCGCCACCGAAGGCGAGTACTCG
Protein-coding sequences here:
- a CDS encoding GNAT family N-acetyltransferase; protein product: MTRITTANETDIGQLLSLNNRFAASGQTLSRSAEFAANHLGDYRVLRDAQGGVIGCIALDEYSPSVAEIISLAIEQDAQGLGYGKKLIDAAVKLAKKRGYSDLFAVSYSDELFLNCGFERVPLETYPEKITRYVKVDRTEIEVGRKHCFARRLQ